One Streptomyces taklimakanensis DNA window includes the following coding sequences:
- a CDS encoding alpha/beta fold hydrolase, whose product MLQKGDVEPLVLRQRGAPAEAGHRALLLHGLGSSESCWDAFAAHRPSGLDLWTAGLPWRAGGPFAIPERDESAWITEAIARVPGGVDVVVAHSYATVLLLALLADAAAGGADPREELGIRGVVLVSPFFRQRPEDFSWAELPGFLDRLRLGAADGIRLMARKSLDPDLRAEMAEHACAQLGPHWVVRYLNAYLRTPFLPVELVGLPVHVIVGDRDPIAPPAEGESLAARLGNASIDRIDDCGHTPMAERPERFSLTVRQFLTTLSAGHPPAAVN is encoded by the coding sequence GTGCTCCAGAAAGGCGATGTCGAGCCGCTCGTGCTCCGACAGCGAGGCGCTCCCGCCGAAGCGGGCCACCGCGCCCTGCTGCTGCACGGCCTCGGCAGCAGCGAGAGCTGCTGGGACGCATTCGCCGCGCACCGTCCTTCCGGCCTCGACCTGTGGACCGCCGGCCTGCCCTGGCGGGCGGGCGGTCCCTTCGCCATACCCGAACGGGACGAGAGCGCCTGGATCACCGAGGCGATCGCGCGGGTCCCCGGCGGTGTGGACGTGGTGGTCGCGCACTCCTACGCGACGGTCCTGCTGCTGGCCCTGCTCGCCGACGCCGCGGCCGGCGGCGCGGACCCGCGCGAGGAACTCGGCATCCGGGGCGTCGTGCTGGTCTCGCCGTTCTTCCGGCAGCGGCCGGAGGACTTCTCCTGGGCCGAACTGCCCGGATTCCTCGACCGGCTGCGTCTGGGCGCGGCGGACGGCATCCGGCTGATGGCCCGCAAGTCCCTGGACCCGGACCTGCGGGCCGAGATGGCCGAGCACGCGTGCGCGCAGCTCGGCCCCCACTGGGTGGTCCGCTACCTGAACGCCTACCTGCGTACCCCCTTCCTGCCCGTCGAACTGGTCGGCCTGCCCGTTCACGTCATCGTCGGCGACCGCGACCCGATCGCGCCGCCCGCCGAGGGCGAGAGCCTCGCAGCCCGGCTCGGCAACGCCTCGATCGACCGGATCGACGACTGCGGGCACACACCGATGGCCGAACGTCCGGAGCGGTTCTCGCTCACCGTCCGGCAATTCCTCACCACCCTGTCGGCCGGGCACCCCCCGGCGGCGGTCAACTGA